In Primulina huaijiensis isolate GDHJ02 chromosome 6, ASM1229523v2, whole genome shotgun sequence, a single window of DNA contains:
- the LOC140979990 gene encoding auxin response factor 9-like produces the protein MANTGSFCQQQIRYSAEGTGVKDTLFVELWKACAGPLVDVPNVGEKVYYFPQGHMEQLEVSTNQELNERIPMFNLSSKILCRVFNIQLLAEKDTDEVYAQITLMPETDQTEPRSLDNFPEEPPRPAVHSFCKVLTASDTSTHGGFSVLRKHANECLPPLDMSQQTPTQELIAKDLHEVEWHFKHIFRGQPRRHLLTTGWSTFVTSKRLVAGDSFVFLRGENGELRVGVRRHTRRQSSMPSSVISSQSMHLGVLATASHAVSTLTPFVIYYKPRTSQFIIGLKKYLEAVNHEFGVGMRFKMRFEGEDSPERRFSGTIVGVEDKSSSWEDSKWRSLKVQWDEHASIPRPERVSPWEIEPSVVSTPTSIIQTQTMKHKRLRSHVEIPVPETPTSTVSTAWNLGHGSYQVYRNLEEQGSNHMAIPQATPPRLKASFNMIAEEMQESKGASARSIILNPSASSLGRQSNSLLSSQNDGKKFDTVATCRLFGIDLKRPALVNLCENSPPKSLDTRKYGGEVCIPSMVSSCYSEQKSGGFKDLKDMKQDQVQVPTKEIQSGQNQSHPLRSRTKVQMQGVAVGRAVDLTALNGYEELITEIEEMFEIKGELRPRKKLEIVFTDDEGNMMLMGDDPWPEFCNMVRRIFICPSQHVKKMEETKIPLPPSAECED, from the exons ATGGCAAATACGGGATCATTTTGTCAGCAGCAGATCAGATATTCAGCTGAAG GGACTGGAGTAAAGGATACGCTGTTCGTAGAATTATGGAAGGCTTGCGCTGGTCCTTTGGTGGATGTTCCGAATGTTGGGGAAAAAGTTTACTATTTTCCACAGGGTCACATGGAGCAA TTAGAAGTATCAACAAATCAAGAACTGAATGAAAGAATACCAATGTTTAATCTGTCCTCAAAGATCCTTTGCCGTGTTTTCAACATTCAGCTGTTG GCTGAAAAAGACACTGATGAAGTTTATGCACAGATCACATTGATGCCAGAAACAGAT CAAACTGAGCCAAGAAGCCTTGATAACTTTCCGGAGGAGCCTCCTAGACCTGCAGTGCACTCATTCTGCAAGGTTTTGACTGCGTCAGATACAAGCACCCATGGTGGATTCTCTGTCCTTCGAAAACATGCTAACGAATGCCTGCCTCCGCTG GACATGTCCCAACAGACACCAACACAAGAACTGATAGCCAAGGATTTGCATGAGGTCGAATGGCATTTTAAGCATATTTTTAGAG GTCAACCTCGAAGGCATTTGCTAACGACAGGATGGAGTACCTTTGTTACTTCTAAGAGATTAGTTGCTGGggattcttttgtatttttgaG GGGAGAGAATGGAGAATTACGTGTTGGGGTCAGACGCCATACCCGTCGACAAAGCTCGATGCCATCGTCGGTGATTTCAAGTCAGAGCATGCACCTCGGAGTGCTTGCCACGGCATCTCATGCTGTTTCAACTCTAACACCGTTTGTTATTTACTACAAGCCAAG AACAAGTCAGTTCATTATTGGCCTCAAGAAATATCTTGAAGCTGTAAACCATGAATTTGGAGTTGGCATGAGATTCAAGATGCGTTTTGAGGGGGAGGATTCTCCGGAGAGAAG GTTTTCGGGTACGATAGTTGGTGTTGAGGATAAATCTTCCAGTTGGGAAGATTCTAAATGGCGATCACTCAAG gtTCAATGGGATGAACATGCATCTATTCCGAGACCTGAAAGGGTTTCTCCATGGGAGATCGAACCGTCCGTGGTGTCAACACCCACGAGCATTATTCAGACCCAGACAATGAAACATAAAAGGCTTCGATCACATGTTGAAATCCCGGTTCCTG AAACACCAACTTCAACTGTGTCAACTGCCTGGAATCTGGGTCACGGATCCTATCAAGTTTATCGCAATCTTGAGGAACAAGGGAGTAACCACATGGCTATTCCGCAAGCTACACCACCCCGTCTGAAAGCTTCTTTTAATATGATTGCTGAAGAAATGCAAGAAAGTAAAGGTGCATCAGCTAGGTCTATCATTTTGAACCCTTCAGCATCAAGCTTGGGAAGACAAAGCAACAGTCTTTTGTCTTCCCAGAATGATGGAAAGAAATTTGATACTGTTGCAACATGTCGGTTATTTGGGATTGAtttgaaacgtcctgcccttgtGAACCTTTGTGAGAactctcctcccaaatcattgGATACACGAAAATATGGTGGTGAAGTGTGCATTCCAAGTATGGTATCATCGTGTTACTCGGAGCAGAAATCCGGTGGTTTCAAGGATTTGAAAGACATGAAGCAAGACCAGGTTCAAGTACCAACCAAGGAGATTCAGAGCGGACAGAATCAGAGTCATCCGCTTAGAAGTCGCACCAAG GTACAAATGCAAGGGGTTGCTGTTGGTCGTGCTGTGGATTTAACGGCATTGAATGGATATGAAGAGCTTATAACCGAAATAGAAGAGATGTTTGAAATCAAGGGAGAGCTGAGACCCCGAAAGAAGCTGGAAATAGTGTTCACAGATGACGAAGGGAATATGATGCTGATGGGTGATGATCCGTGGCC AGAATTCTGCAACATGGTTCGAAGAATTTTCATCTGTCCTAGCCAACACGTGAAGAAAATGGAAGAAACCAAGATCCCTTTACCTCCATCTGCAGAATGCGAAGATTGA